A genomic window from Streptomyces brevispora includes:
- a CDS encoding MFS transporter, which produces MASTVSDRPGYGQLLRTPGAWTFLLPGFAARQPFAMLTIGIVLLVQHTTGSYGSAGAVAAVSGVSMALFAPQTGKLADRFGQRAVLLPGVLVHAISVTALTALALADTPIWALFLAAVPTGASIPQIGPMVRARWAAVLGAAPGRAASPLMSTAAAFESVTDEFTFVIGPVIATALCTGVHPAAGLIAEGVLTLVGGLFFAAQRATQPTVRGAASPGSPRHASALSVPGVRVLAVAFLGIGAVFGGMQVSLTAFAEEIGSPGSNGVLYGIFAAGNMLAGIACGAIAWKTGPRRRLIAGYAALTLTASGLWAVHSVPLLAGLGLLVGLCIAPALISGYTLVEALVPASARTEAFTWLTGAVALGQAAAVTVAGQLADAHGASTGFLVPLVGTGLALITLLALRSRLVPSTSGRTVARGIGHRGPVTVD; this is translated from the coding sequence GTGGCGTCCACGGTCTCCGACCGCCCCGGATACGGGCAGTTGCTGCGCACCCCCGGTGCGTGGACCTTCCTCCTGCCGGGCTTCGCCGCACGGCAGCCCTTCGCCATGCTGACCATCGGCATCGTCCTGCTGGTCCAGCACACCACCGGCTCCTACGGCAGCGCGGGCGCGGTCGCGGCCGTGAGCGGCGTCTCCATGGCCCTGTTCGCGCCGCAGACCGGCAAGCTCGCCGACCGGTTCGGGCAGCGGGCCGTACTGCTGCCCGGCGTCCTGGTGCACGCCATCTCCGTGACGGCCCTGACGGCGCTCGCGCTGGCGGACACGCCGATCTGGGCGCTGTTCCTGGCGGCCGTGCCGACGGGTGCCTCCATCCCGCAGATCGGCCCGATGGTGCGGGCCCGCTGGGCGGCCGTGCTCGGGGCGGCGCCCGGCCGTGCGGCCTCCCCGCTGATGTCCACCGCCGCCGCCTTCGAATCGGTGACGGACGAGTTCACCTTCGTCATCGGCCCCGTCATCGCCACCGCACTGTGCACCGGGGTGCATCCGGCGGCGGGACTCATCGCGGAAGGCGTACTGACGCTGGTCGGCGGGCTGTTCTTCGCCGCACAGCGCGCCACCCAGCCGACCGTGCGCGGCGCCGCGTCCCCCGGCTCCCCACGGCACGCCTCCGCGCTGTCCGTACCCGGCGTACGCGTGCTCGCGGTGGCCTTCCTCGGGATCGGCGCGGTCTTCGGCGGCATGCAGGTCTCGCTGACCGCCTTCGCCGAGGAGATCGGCAGCCCCGGCTCGAACGGGGTGCTGTACGGAATCTTCGCGGCCGGCAACATGCTGGCCGGGATCGCCTGCGGGGCCATCGCCTGGAAGACCGGGCCGCGGCGTCGGCTGATCGCCGGATACGCGGCGCTGACCCTGACCGCGTCGGGCCTGTGGGCGGTGCACTCCGTGCCCCTGCTCGCCGGGCTCGGGCTGCTGGTCGGGCTCTGCATCGCGCCCGCCCTGATCAGCGGCTACACGTTGGTCGAGGCGCTGGTGCCGGCGTCCGCCCGGACCGAGGCGTTCACCTGGCTGACGGGTGCGGTCGCGCTCGGGCAGGCGGCGGCCGTGACGGTCGCCGGGCAACTCGCGGACGCCCACGGCGCGAGCACCGGATTCCTGGTGCCGCTGGTGGGTACGGGGCTGGCGCTGATAACCCTGCTGGCGCTGCGTTCCAGGCTCGTCCCGAGCACTTCGGGGCGGACCGTGGCACGTGGTATCGGTCACCGCGGGCCGGTCACGGTGGACTGA
- a CDS encoding FmdB family zinc ribbon protein, with the protein MPTYQYQCTECGEGLEAVQKFTDDALTVCPSCEGRLKKVFSAVGIVFKGSGFYRNDSRGSSSSSTPAPAAAKASDSGSSSSTGSDSKSSASSSSSTSSTSGSSSSSSTASSSSSSSSSGSSAA; encoded by the coding sequence GTGCCGACCTATCAGTACCAGTGCACCGAGTGTGGCGAGGGCCTCGAAGCGGTGCAGAAGTTCACCGATGACGCCCTGACGGTGTGCCCGAGCTGCGAAGGACGCCTGAAGAAGGTGTTCTCGGCGGTCGGCATCGTCTTCAAGGGCTCCGGCTTCTACCGGAACGACAGCCGCGGCTCCTCGTCGAGCAGCACGCCCGCACCGGCCGCCGCGAAGGCCTCCGATTCCGGATCGTCGTCCTCGACGGGGTCGGACTCCAAGTCCTCGGCCTCTTCTTCGTCGTCGACGTCCTCCACTTCGGGCTCTTCGTCGTCGTCTTCTACGGCTTCGTCCTCGTCTTCGTCTTCGTCGAGCGGTTCGTCGGCTGCCTGA
- a CDS encoding S-methyl-5'-thioadenosine phosphorylase yields MVNAEIGVIGGSGLYSFLEDVTEVRVETPYGEPSDSVFMGEIGGRRVAFLPRHGRGHHVPPHRINYRANLWALRSVGVRQVLGPCAVGGLRPEYGPGTLLVPDQLVDRTKARTQTFYDGETRADGVVPNVAHLSFADPYCPKGRKAALAAARGRDWEPVDGGTLVVIEGPRFSTRAESRWHAAMGWSVVGMTGHPEAVLARELGLCYSTMTLVTDLDAGAETGQGVSHGEVLEVFAANVDRLRSVLFDVVAALPAEADRDCPCAHALDGIDTGIELP; encoded by the coding sequence ATGGTGAACGCAGAGATCGGTGTGATCGGCGGATCGGGGCTGTACTCCTTCCTGGAGGACGTCACCGAGGTTCGCGTGGAGACCCCCTACGGAGAGCCCAGCGACTCCGTCTTCATGGGCGAGATCGGCGGGCGCCGGGTCGCCTTCCTCCCCCGGCACGGACGCGGCCACCATGTGCCGCCGCACCGCATCAACTACCGCGCCAACCTGTGGGCGCTGCGCTCGGTCGGCGTACGCCAGGTGCTCGGCCCGTGCGCGGTCGGCGGGCTCCGGCCGGAGTACGGGCCGGGAACACTCCTCGTACCGGACCAGCTGGTGGACCGTACGAAGGCCCGCACCCAGACGTTCTACGACGGGGAGACCCGGGCGGACGGAGTGGTGCCGAACGTGGCGCATCTGAGCTTCGCCGACCCCTACTGCCCCAAGGGGCGCAAGGCCGCGCTGGCGGCGGCCCGGGGCCGGGACTGGGAGCCCGTGGACGGCGGCACCCTGGTGGTCATCGAGGGGCCGCGCTTCTCGACCCGGGCGGAATCGCGCTGGCACGCGGCGATGGGCTGGTCGGTGGTCGGCATGACCGGGCACCCGGAGGCCGTCCTCGCCCGCGAACTGGGGCTCTGCTACTCGACGATGACGCTGGTGACGGACCTGGACGCGGGCGCGGAGACCGGCCAGGGCGTCTCCCACGGCGAGGTGCTCGAGGTGTTCGCGGCCAACGTCGACCGGCTGCGCTCGGTCCTCTTCGACGTGGTGGCCGCACTGCCGGCGGAGGCGGACCGCGACTGCCCGTGCGCGCATGCGCTGGACGGAATCGACACGGGGATCGAGCTGCCCTAG
- a CDS encoding RcpC/CpaB family pilus assembly protein, translating into MCAPAPAPCGVPAFPPLRVRGGSGHRLRRAVWRRRHAMAAGLALTAVALAASGLGGGGDGTGHEASGVATGAAGTARERAAPPVRLVSAPVRIADAATVRLLRPGDRVDVIASGTGTDTDARVLAKGARVAQVPETSADGSMENGTLNGALVVLSVPRATAATLAGAGVSAGLAVILC; encoded by the coding sequence ATGTGCGCACCCGCGCCCGCACCCTGCGGGGTGCCCGCGTTCCCGCCGCTGCGAGTGCGCGGGGGCAGCGGGCACCGGCTGCGAAGGGCGGTATGGCGCCGACGGCACGCGATGGCTGCCGGGCTGGCCCTGACGGCTGTCGCGCTGGCCGCTTCGGGGCTCGGAGGGGGCGGCGACGGCACGGGGCACGAGGCGTCCGGTGTGGCGACCGGCGCGGCCGGGACGGCACGGGAGCGGGCAGCGCCGCCGGTCCGGCTGGTATCAGCACCGGTCCGGATCGCGGATGCGGCGACGGTCCGGCTCCTGCGGCCGGGAGACCGCGTCGATGTGATCGCGTCCGGTACCGGGACCGACACCGACGCCCGGGTGCTGGCGAAGGGTGCGCGGGTGGCCCAGGTACCAGAGACGTCCGCCGACGGTTCGATGGAGAACGGGACACTCAACGGGGCACTCGTGGTGCTGTCGGTGCCACGAGCCACGGCCGCGACGCTGGCAGGTGCGGGAGTCTCGGCCGGGCTTGCGGTGATTCTGTGCTGA
- a CDS encoding MscL family protein yields the protein MRGNVIDLAVAVVIGAAFTNIVNTIVKGVINPLVGAFGTKDLENYSSCLKGPCVTDPKSGEATEGIRILWGSVLSATLGFVITAAVVYFLMVLPMAKYLARRAAVLAAKEGVQETLEVSELEVLKEIRDALVSQRVGPAGENRGRPSGQEHKE from the coding sequence ATGCGCGGCAATGTCATCGACCTGGCGGTCGCCGTCGTCATCGGCGCCGCGTTCACCAACATCGTGAACACGATCGTCAAGGGCGTCATCAATCCGCTCGTCGGTGCGTTTGGCACCAAGGATCTGGAGAACTACAGCTCCTGCCTCAAGGGCCCCTGCGTGACGGACCCGAAGTCGGGCGAGGCGACCGAGGGAATCCGGATCCTGTGGGGTTCGGTACTCAGCGCCACCCTCGGCTTCGTGATCACCGCTGCCGTCGTCTACTTCCTGATGGTCCTGCCGATGGCGAAGTACCTCGCCAGGCGCGCGGCCGTGCTGGCGGCGAAGGAGGGCGTGCAGGAGACGCTGGAGGTCAGCGAACTGGAGGTGCTCAAGGAGATCCGCGACGCACTGGTCTCGCAGCGCGTCGGCCCGGCCGGGGAGAACCGCGGCCGGCCATCGGGACAGGAGCACAAGGAGTAG
- a CDS encoding ubiquinol-cytochrome c reductase iron-sulfur subunit — protein sequence MNGTDQPSSGDPREALRDRIAADSLTTRRDYLRIVATVSGGLAVGGLGVASGILPRHGDPDDAKALAPKRISAQLLPGESVAFRYPDEEDRAVAVRLNDGTLVGYSAICTHLACAVLWRKDRGPEGELYCPCHEGVFDARTGEVTAGPPPRRLPKVVLAEQTDGSIWAVGTTHSGESIEQGICRRLGEDRSDLASRIGCPGAKRGAEAPAASGISHPSRTSLPLVTKATSATQAGDAEIHGRAT from the coding sequence ATGAACGGCACCGACCAGCCGTCCTCCGGGGACCCGCGTGAGGCCCTGCGTGACCGGATCGCCGCGGACTCCCTCACCACCAGGCGCGACTACCTGCGGATTGTCGCCACCGTCTCCGGCGGACTCGCCGTCGGCGGACTCGGCGTCGCCTCCGGCATCCTCCCGCGCCACGGCGACCCCGACGACGCCAAAGCACTCGCGCCGAAGAGGATCAGCGCCCAACTGCTGCCAGGGGAGTCCGTCGCCTTCCGCTATCCGGACGAGGAGGATCGCGCGGTCGCCGTCCGGCTCAATGACGGGACCCTCGTCGGCTACTCGGCGATCTGTACGCATCTCGCCTGCGCCGTGCTCTGGCGGAAGGACCGGGGCCCCGAGGGCGAGCTGTACTGCCCCTGCCACGAAGGCGTCTTCGATGCCCGTACCGGCGAGGTCACCGCGGGACCGCCACCCCGGAGACTGCCCAAGGTGGTGCTCGCCGAGCAGACCGACGGCAGTATCTGGGCGGTGGGCACCACCCACTCCGGCGAGAGCATCGAACAGGGAATCTGCCGCCGGCTGGGCGAGGACCGCTCGGACCTGGCCTCCCGGATCGGCTGCCCCGGAGCGAAGAGGGGTGCCGAGGCCCCTGCGGCGTCCGGCATCTCCCACCCCTCGCGTACCTCCCTCCCCTTGGTCACGAAGGCCACCTCGGCCACCCAAGCCGGTGACGCCGAGATCCACGGGAGGGCGACATGA
- a CDS encoding 4Fe-4S dicluster domain-containing protein, with amino-acid sequence MMGRTIFIDPGRCIGCQACVSACRECDSHRGKSMIHLDYTDEGRSVASLPTVCMHCEDPVAPCAEVCPADAILVTADGVVQQADTTRCIGCANCVNACPFGVPKIDLQAKLQMKCNLCYDRTAYGLAPMCATVCPTGALFYGTVEELQAERPGVQVADTFVFGESEVRTGVAMVVPADKVQWPVPGGLPVVEVNGKDVRR; translated from the coding sequence ATGATGGGCAGAACGATCTTTATCGACCCGGGGCGCTGCATCGGCTGCCAGGCCTGCGTCTCCGCCTGCCGGGAATGCGACTCGCACCGCGGCAAGTCGATGATCCACCTCGACTACACCGACGAGGGCCGGTCCGTCGCCTCCCTTCCCACGGTCTGCATGCACTGCGAGGACCCCGTTGCCCCGTGCGCCGAGGTCTGCCCCGCCGACGCGATCCTGGTGACCGCGGACGGGGTGGTGCAGCAGGCGGACACCACCCGCTGCATCGGCTGCGCCAACTGCGTCAACGCCTGCCCCTTCGGTGTCCCGAAGATCGACCTCCAGGCCAAGCTCCAGATGAAGTGCAACCTCTGCTACGACCGCACCGCCTACGGCCTCGCCCCCATGTGTGCCACCGTCTGCCCGACGGGAGCGCTCTTCTACGGAACCGTCGAGGAACTCCAGGCCGAACGCCCCGGCGTCCAGGTCGCCGACACCTTCGTCTTCGGCGAGAGCGAGGTCCGCACCGGCGTCGCCATGGTCGTCCCCGCCGACAAGGTCCAGTGGCCGGTGCCCGGCGGTCTGCCCGTCGTGGAGGTCAACGGTAAGGACGTCCGCCGATGA
- a CDS encoding molybdopterin oxidoreductase family protein, which yields MTADPRVADPRAAGPRAAGPRAAVPLDPSLAPPGTRAFRDAGGIPADQWHADQNGETLVPTHCCFCGVQCGMYLRVDRAGKVFGVEPRNHDINRMRLCPKGINAYQQVNHPDRLTAPLMRRSREEDFREVSWDEALDFTVAEIKRIQQTYGNDAFGLLGGASLFSEKTYLVGKFARVALKSRHVDYNGRLCMVSAAGANKLAFGIDRAGNPFSDILLTDCLLIAGSNVGECFPVMTQYVWGARDRGASLIVIDPRETAIARTADIHVALKPGTDSAFFNAVLNVVIEEGLTDETYLAAHATGWEEVKAKAAEYPPSRSAEICGVPAEQIVQVARTFARAPKAMAWHARGIEHHSQGVENCLAVINLCAATGHIGKPGAGYGTITGQGNGQGGREHGQKSDLLPGGRSIANEEHRRQICEIWGIEESELPPAGTSMMEMVWQMRRREIRGLIGICNNPFVSLPNYKVVKEGYDTTEFHAQFDFFLSETAANAHVVFPVTTWAEDEGVMANAEARVVKHNKAQDPPPGVRTDTWVMCELARRLGAGDKFAFAGSREVFDELRIASAGTVNDYYGITYERLEETGGIAWPCPSIDHPGTPRLFEDGRTYHPDGKIHMQVVDWHPPMDPYDDEHPMSLTTGRTVAHFLSGNQTRRLGALVEQTPRPWAEIHPSHGFRNGEPVRVVTRRGSEVFPALVTEAIRPDTVFIPYHWPVPTSANALTIDALDPRSKIPEYKVCACRIEHAEKIDEVPAPPAAPGHVAYPETQVSRTDPLPPTAPQGRGTSERS from the coding sequence GTGACCGCGGATCCCCGAGTAGCCGACCCCCGAGCAGCCGGCCCGCGAGCTGCCGGCCCCCGTGCGGCCGTTCCCCTCGACCCCTCCCTCGCGCCGCCGGGTACCCGCGCCTTCCGGGACGCGGGCGGCATCCCCGCCGACCAGTGGCATGCCGACCAGAACGGCGAGACGCTCGTCCCCACCCACTGCTGCTTCTGCGGCGTCCAGTGCGGGATGTATCTCCGCGTCGACCGCGCCGGCAAGGTCTTCGGCGTCGAACCGCGCAACCACGACATCAACCGGATGCGCCTGTGCCCCAAGGGCATCAACGCGTACCAGCAGGTCAACCACCCCGACCGGCTCACCGCCCCGCTGATGCGCCGCTCCCGTGAGGAGGACTTCCGGGAGGTCTCCTGGGACGAGGCCCTCGACTTCACCGTCGCCGAGATCAAGCGCATCCAGCAGACGTACGGGAACGACGCCTTCGGGTTGCTCGGCGGAGCCAGTCTGTTCTCCGAGAAGACCTATCTGGTCGGCAAATTCGCCCGGGTCGCCCTCAAGTCCCGGCACGTCGACTACAACGGCCGACTCTGCATGGTCAGCGCCGCCGGCGCCAACAAGCTCGCCTTCGGCATCGACCGGGCCGGCAACCCCTTCTCCGACATCCTGCTCACCGACTGCCTGCTGATCGCGGGCTCCAACGTCGGCGAGTGCTTTCCCGTGATGACCCAGTACGTGTGGGGCGCCCGGGACCGTGGGGCCAGCCTGATCGTCATCGACCCGCGCGAGACGGCCATCGCCCGGACCGCCGACATCCATGTCGCCCTCAAACCCGGCACTGACTCGGCGTTCTTCAACGCCGTGCTGAACGTGGTCATCGAGGAAGGGCTCACCGACGAGACCTATCTCGCCGCTCATGCCACCGGCTGGGAGGAGGTGAAGGCCAAGGCCGCCGAGTACCCGCCGTCCAGGTCCGCGGAGATCTGCGGTGTCCCCGCCGAACAGATCGTCCAGGTCGCCCGCACCTTCGCCCGTGCGCCCAAGGCCATGGCCTGGCACGCCCGCGGCATCGAGCACCACTCGCAGGGCGTCGAGAACTGCCTCGCCGTGATCAACCTCTGCGCGGCCACCGGGCACATCGGCAAACCCGGTGCCGGATACGGAACCATCACAGGTCAGGGCAACGGACAGGGCGGCCGCGAGCACGGCCAGAAGTCCGACCTCCTGCCGGGCGGCCGCTCGATCGCGAACGAGGAACACCGCCGGCAGATCTGTGAGATCTGGGGCATCGAGGAGTCCGAACTCCCGCCCGCCGGAACGTCGATGATGGAAATGGTCTGGCAGATGCGACGCCGCGAGATCCGCGGACTGATCGGTATCTGCAACAACCCGTTCGTCTCCCTCCCCAACTACAAAGTGGTCAAGGAGGGTTACGACACGACAGAGTTCCACGCCCAATTCGATTTCTTCCTTTCCGAGACCGCTGCCAACGCCCATGTCGTCTTCCCCGTCACCACCTGGGCAGAGGACGAAGGGGTGATGGCCAACGCCGAGGCCCGCGTGGTCAAGCACAACAAGGCCCAGGACCCGCCTCCCGGTGTGCGGACCGACACCTGGGTGATGTGCGAACTGGCCAGACGCCTCGGCGCGGGCGACAAATTCGCCTTCGCCGGCTCCCGCGAAGTCTTCGACGAACTGCGGATCGCCTCCGCCGGCACCGTCAACGACTACTACGGCATCACCTACGAACGTCTGGAGGAGACGGGCGGAATCGCCTGGCCCTGCCCCTCCATCGACCACCCCGGCACACCCCGTCTCTTCGAGGACGGCAGGACCTACCACCCCGACGGCAAGATCCATATGCAGGTCGTCGACTGGCACCCGCCGATGGACCCGTACGACGACGAGCACCCGATGTCCCTCACCACCGGACGCACCGTCGCGCACTTCCTCTCCGGCAACCAGACCCGCCGTCTGGGCGCCCTCGTCGAACAGACCCCGCGCCCCTGGGCCGAGATCCACCCCTCCCACGGCTTCCGCAACGGCGAACCGGTCCGCGTCGTCACCCGGCGCGGCAGCGAGGTCTTCCCCGCCCTGGTCACCGAGGCGATCCGCCCCGACACCGTCTTCATCCCCTACCACTGGCCCGTTCCCACCTCCGCCAACGCGCTGACCATCGACGCCCTGGACCCCCGCTCCAAGATCCCCGAGTACAAGGTGTGCGCCTGCCGCATCGAGCACGCCGAGAAGATCGACGAGGTCCCCGCACCTCCTGCCGCACCGGGCCATGTCGCCTACCCGGAGACCCAGGTGTCCCGTACCGACCCGTTGCCGCCCACGGCCCCGCAGGGCCGCGGAACCTCGGAGAGGAGCTGA
- a CDS encoding MFS transporter, translating into MTEPPEPSAATAQPAPGAGTGASAAVGTLPSADGPTRPAATVPRSATARATAAGVIVSLLLVLAIVLGSRLLENFDSALLPYAVATVFLAFGVAYRYTVWVSAPGARRLLKKGWGSLFSVANFRKAPTALPKMIATYLGFQKFLGARSRARWAAHQLIFWGCILASLITFPLTWGWFTFTSGSGAGPGYEMRIWGFKIIGFDSLNILGRLMFHGLDIAAVLVIPGASYFLWRRMKDRGAITGQRFGYDLVPLIALIVISVTGLLLTFSSIFLHGGGYEFLAILHMVSVVFTLIYIPFGKFFHIVQRPAAVGMQLFKYTGRQDQQVFSCRRCEEPIDTAPYVDNLRGTMRDLSLDFDAWAEYCPRCKRVLRGSAYLSQVKKGFK; encoded by the coding sequence GTGACCGAGCCACCAGAGCCCTCTGCCGCCACCGCGCAACCCGCCCCCGGTGCAGGCACCGGGGCGTCCGCGGCGGTCGGCACCCTGCCGTCCGCAGACGGGCCCACCCGCCCCGCTGCCACGGTTCCCCGGTCCGCCACCGCCCGCGCCACCGCGGCCGGCGTCATCGTCTCCCTCCTGCTCGTCCTCGCGATCGTGCTCGGCAGCAGGCTTCTGGAGAACTTCGACTCGGCCCTGCTGCCCTATGCCGTGGCCACGGTCTTCCTCGCCTTCGGGGTTGCCTACCGCTACACGGTCTGGGTCTCCGCGCCCGGGGCCCGGCGGCTGCTCAAGAAGGGCTGGGGAAGCCTCTTCTCGGTCGCCAACTTCCGTAAGGCCCCCACGGCCCTGCCGAAGATGATCGCCACCTACCTCGGCTTCCAGAAGTTCCTCGGCGCCCGCTCCCGCGCCCGCTGGGCCGCCCACCAGCTGATCTTCTGGGGCTGCATCCTCGCCTCCTTGATCACCTTCCCGCTGACCTGGGGCTGGTTCACCTTCACCTCCGGCAGTGGCGCCGGGCCCGGCTACGAGATGCGTATCTGGGGCTTCAAGATCATCGGGTTCGACTCCCTGAACATCCTCGGCCGGCTGATGTTTCACGGCCTGGACATCGCCGCCGTTCTCGTCATCCCGGGCGCCTCCTACTTCCTGTGGCGCCGGATGAAGGACCGCGGCGCCATCACGGGCCAGCGGTTCGGCTACGACCTGGTACCGCTGATCGCGCTCATCGTCATCTCCGTCACGGGCCTGCTGCTCACCTTCTCCTCGATCTTCCTGCACGGCGGCGGATACGAGTTCCTGGCGATCCTCCACATGGTGTCGGTGGTCTTCACCCTGATCTACATCCCGTTCGGGAAGTTCTTCCACATCGTCCAGCGGCCCGCCGCGGTCGGCATGCAGCTGTTCAAGTACACCGGCCGGCAGGACCAGCAGGTCTTCAGCTGCCGCCGCTGCGAGGAGCCCATCGACACCGCCCCGTACGTCGACAACCTCCGCGGCACCATGCGCGACCTCAGCCTCGACTTCGACGCGTGGGCCGAGTACTGCCCGCGCTGCAAGCGGGTGCTGCGCGGCAGCGCCTATCTCTCCCAGGTGAAGAAGGGCTTCAAGTGA
- a CDS encoding P1 family peptidase: MTDVAWVRVGHARVVGEGALSGTTVILAPEGGAVAAVDVRGGGPGTRETDALDPRNLVQRIDAVVLTGGSAYGLDAASGVMAWLEEQGRGVRVGADPAQVVPVVPAACVFDLGRGGDWRARPDASTGRAAVEDAACTEPGAAVAEGCVGAGTGAVAGRLKGGVGTASVLLPSGITVGALVVVNAAGSVLDPRTGVLYGEYGAAEPAVAPAPEIHHTAQQRLAQARDANARPPLNTTLAVVATDADLSRAQAQKLAGTAHDGLARAIRPVHLLTDGDTVFALATGGRTLDPANPIALNDLLAAGAEAVTRAIVKAVRAATGVNGSEGGGTYLSYSDLYGVQQHSRQPEGDSSPETESPCT, from the coding sequence CTGACCGATGTCGCCTGGGTGCGGGTCGGGCATGCGCGGGTCGTGGGTGAGGGGGCGCTCAGCGGCACCACCGTGATCCTCGCCCCCGAGGGCGGTGCGGTCGCCGCCGTCGATGTGCGCGGCGGCGGCCCCGGCACTCGGGAGACGGACGCGCTCGACCCGCGCAATCTGGTGCAGCGCATCGATGCCGTGGTCCTCACCGGCGGCAGCGCGTACGGCCTGGACGCGGCGTCCGGGGTGATGGCCTGGCTGGAGGAGCAGGGGCGCGGTGTGCGGGTCGGCGCCGATCCGGCACAGGTCGTTCCGGTGGTCCCGGCGGCGTGCGTCTTCGACCTGGGCCGGGGCGGTGACTGGCGGGCCCGCCCGGACGCGTCGACCGGCCGGGCCGCCGTGGAGGACGCCGCGTGCACGGAGCCGGGGGCGGCGGTCGCCGAGGGATGCGTCGGCGCGGGTACCGGTGCGGTCGCCGGGCGGCTGAAGGGCGGGGTGGGGACGGCGAGCGTCCTGCTGCCGTCCGGGATCACGGTGGGCGCGCTGGTCGTGGTGAACGCGGCGGGCTCGGTGCTCGATCCCCGTACCGGGGTGCTGTACGGGGAGTACGGCGCCGCCGAGCCGGCCGTCGCCCCCGCGCCGGAGATCCACCACACGGCGCAACAGCGCCTGGCGCAGGCGCGCGACGCGAACGCGCGCCCCCCGCTCAACACCACGCTCGCCGTCGTCGCCACGGACGCCGATCTCAGCCGGGCGCAGGCGCAGAAGCTCGCGGGCACCGCGCACGACGGACTGGCGCGCGCCATCCGGCCCGTGCATCTGCTGACCGACGGGGACACCGTATTCGCGCTGGCCACCGGCGGACGAACACTGGACCCGGCGAACCCGATCGCGCTCAATGACCTGCTGGCGGCGGGTGCGGAGGCCGTGACCCGTGCCATCGTGAAGGCCGTTCGGGCCGCCACGGGCGTCAACGGCAGCGAAGGCGGCGGCACATATCTCTCGTACAGCGATCTCTACGGTGTGCAGCAGCACTCGCGGCAGCCGGAGGGCGACAGCAGCCCTGAAACCGAATCGCCTTGCACGTAA
- a CDS encoding DUF6227 family protein: protein MSDPYETTEQHLERLLRRALNSFDLSDSTVERLGTALAHSSSLHSSHHSSTLHRETYRHTYLLADGSPFALWELVHCGQRDTADPQYGSQPGIRQHELYDDEADVHIAAARLAGFCDALVFGDDGPQADLEILATLMAAPPAPLPRMYAPDNSADHARRVLRRAENGNVPGEETARLLRAAFAHHITQIFGRQCQVDGRDAGFTLYEHAFLLLDGSETSLWEVEHTATPDGRHMCEVYGDEETARIAMESRTRIC from the coding sequence TTGAGCGATCCGTACGAGACAACCGAGCAGCACCTCGAGCGACTCCTGCGACGGGCTCTCAACTCGTTCGACCTGTCGGACAGCACGGTGGAGCGGCTCGGCACAGCGCTCGCACACAGCAGTTCCCTGCACTCCTCGCACCACAGCTCGACGCTGCACCGCGAGACCTACCGGCATACGTACCTGCTGGCCGACGGCAGCCCGTTCGCCCTCTGGGAGCTGGTGCACTGCGGTCAGCGGGACACCGCGGACCCCCAGTACGGCTCGCAGCCCGGCATCCGGCAGCACGAGCTCTACGACGACGAGGCGGACGTGCACATCGCCGCGGCCCGGCTCGCCGGCTTCTGCGACGCCCTGGTCTTCGGGGACGACGGGCCGCAGGCCGACCTGGAGATCCTCGCCACCCTGATGGCCGCGCCCCCGGCCCCGCTCCCCCGGATGTACGCCCCGGACAACTCCGCGGACCACGCCCGCCGGGTACTGCGCCGCGCGGAGAACGGGAACGTCCCGGGCGAGGAAACCGCCCGCCTGCTGCGGGCCGCCTTCGCCCACCACATCACGCAGATCTTCGGCCGGCAGTGCCAGGTGGACGGGCGGGACGCGGGCTTCACGCTGTACGAGCACGCCTTCCTGCTCCTGGACGGCAGCGAGACGAGCCTGTGGGAGGTCGAGCACACGGCGACACCGGACGGGCGCCACATGTGCGAGGTGTACGGCGACGAGGAGACCGCGCGCATCGCGATGGAGAGCCGTACGCGCATCTGCTGA